In Candidatus Poseidoniia archaeon, the following are encoded in one genomic region:
- a CDS encoding phosphatase PAP2 family protein, producing the protein TPTGRWRPFPNQVDYHNHVPNYDAFPSGHVATITAMVVVLSENYPEHTFIKPLGFLAIALNGLGMMNTGVHWMSDYPLGIALGYGLAKTAVKRGRVSKKNNNINNSFSMFPSINHRGNVGFSINYTL; encoded by the coding sequence CCACCCCTACAGGTCGTTGGCGCCCCTTTCCCAATCAGGTGGATTACCATAACCACGTTCCTAATTATGACGCATTTCCCTCTGGGCATGTAGCAACCATTACTGCTATGGTGGTTGTTTTATCAGAAAACTACCCAGAACATACCTTCATAAAACCTTTGGGCTTTTTAGCTATTGCTCTGAATGGGTTAGGAATGATGAATACCGGGGTCCACTGGATGAGTGACTATCCTTTGGGCATTGCACTTGGTTATGGATTAGCAAAAACAGCAGTAAAAAGGGGGAGAGTTTCTAAAAAAAACAATAACATAAATAATTCTTTTTCAATGTTTCCTTCGATTAATCATCGTGGGAATGTTGGTTTTT